A region of Candidatus Roizmanbacteria bacterium DNA encodes the following proteins:
- a CDS encoding IS1595 family transposase gives MVCNNRPISKYKRKKILWCFAHDLSATQTSGILGLNRNTVNKYYNNIRQLIYHHQVHQMQRYVGGEIEIDESYFGPRRMRGKSSKRGRGTSFKQVVFGIYERQGRVFTRIIPNCKRRTLHAVMKGKIDLNSTVYSDSWSGYNGLVDVGYDKHLRINHKKNEFSNTKGVHINGIESFWSFCKRRLVKFNGVKKNFPLHLKECEWRWSKSPSILYNELLQIVNVLV, from the coding sequence ATGGTTTGTAACAATAGGCCGATATCAAAATACAAGAGAAAAAAGATACTATGGTGTTTTGCACACGATCTGAGTGCTACACAGACCTCTGGTATTTTGGGTCTCAACCGCAATACAGTCAACAAATATTACAATAATATTCGTCAACTCATATATCATCACCAAGTGCACCAGATGCAACGATATGTTGGTGGTGAGATAGAAATTGATGAATCATACTTTGGACCTCGAAGGATGAGAGGCAAGTCAAGTAAAAGAGGTCGTGGGACGTCATTTAAGCAGGTAGTATTTGGGATATATGAGCGTCAAGGACGTGTATTTACTCGTATCATTCCAAACTGTAAAAGAAGAACGCTACATGCTGTTATGAAGGGAAAGATTGACTTGAACAGTACTGTATATTCAGATTCGTGGAGCGGATACAACGGACTTGTTGATGTCGGGTATGACAAACATTTGAGAATCAATCACAAGAAAAATGAGTTCTCAAATACAAAAGGGGTCCATATCAATGGCATAGAGTCATTCTGGTCCTTTTGTAAAAGACGTCTCGTTAAGTTCAATGGTGTAAAGAAAAACTTTCCATTACACTTGAAAGAGTGTGAATGGAGATGGAGCAAATCCCCATCGATCCTTTACAATGAACTATTACAAATTGTTAATGTGCTAGTCTAG